From a region of the Streptomyces caniferus genome:
- a CDS encoding response regulator: protein MTIKVLLADDQALLRSAFRVLVDSEADMQVVGEASDGAQAYELTRAERPDVVLMDIRMPGVDGLAATRMISEDPELTDVRVVILTTFEVDDYVVQSLRAGASGFLGKGAEPDEMLGAIRIAAAGEALLSPVATKGLIAKFLAQGGSTTDAGPGGRGAERLATLTGREREVLTLVAGGLSNDEIAEQLAVSPLTVKTHVNRAMAKLGARDRAQLVVIAYESGLVRPRVQ from the coding sequence ATGACGATCAAGGTGCTGCTCGCCGACGACCAGGCGCTGCTGCGCAGTGCCTTCCGGGTGCTGGTCGACTCGGAGGCGGACATGCAGGTGGTGGGGGAGGCCTCCGACGGCGCCCAGGCGTACGAGCTGACCCGCGCCGAGCGTCCCGACGTGGTCCTGATGGACATCCGGATGCCCGGTGTGGACGGCCTGGCGGCCACCCGCATGATCAGCGAGGACCCGGAGCTCACCGACGTCCGGGTGGTCATCCTGACGACCTTCGAGGTCGACGACTACGTGGTGCAGTCGCTGCGGGCCGGCGCCAGTGGCTTCCTCGGCAAGGGCGCCGAGCCGGACGAGATGCTGGGCGCGATCCGGATCGCGGCGGCCGGGGAGGCGCTGCTGTCGCCCGTCGCGACCAAGGGCCTGATCGCCAAGTTCCTCGCGCAGGGCGGCAGCACGACGGACGCCGGGCCCGGCGGCCGGGGCGCCGAGCGGCTGGCGACGCTGACCGGCCGCGAGCGTGAGGTGCTGACCCTGGTGGCGGGCGGGCTGTCCAACGACGAGATCGCCGAGCAGCTCGCGGTCAGCCCGCTCACCGTCAAGACGCACGTCAACCGGGCCATGGCCAAGCTGGGGGCCCGCGACCGGGCCCAGCTGGTGGTCATCGCCTACGAATCGGGACTCGTACGCCCACGGGTGCAGTGA
- a CDS encoding sensor histidine kinase yields MSLLDPRTDAPRAGRFQWHRAHPRAVDVVLAVAVFACILCGAVADPHGPHGPRFGGHHLSATTVVLAALACAALVLRRRLPRTVLALTGACTIVELLARSSDPRAPVAASAVIALYSLASRTDRPTTWRIGALTVVVLTAAAMLYGPRPWYAQENIGIFAWTGMAAAAGDAVRSRRAFVDAIRERAERAERTREEEARRRVAEERLRIARELHDVVAHHIALVNVQAGVASHVMDNRPDQAKQALAHVREASRSALEELRATVGLLRQSDDPKAPTEPAPGLGVLDQLVDGFVRAGIPVDLEIPHTPRPLPASVDLTAYRVVQEALTNVHKHAGEGARATVRILHSETALTVTVLDDGAGRAGIPRQKGGDRPPVEPGGPGEPEDSGGGHGLIGMRERVFALRGTVVTGPRAAGGFQVRVTLPLQTVRTGESI; encoded by the coding sequence GTGAGCCTCCTCGACCCCCGCACGGACGCGCCCCGTGCCGGCCGCTTCCAGTGGCACCGAGCGCATCCCCGCGCCGTCGACGTCGTCCTGGCGGTGGCCGTCTTCGCGTGCATCCTGTGCGGCGCGGTGGCCGATCCGCACGGTCCGCACGGCCCGCGGTTCGGCGGCCACCACCTGTCCGCCACGACCGTGGTGCTGGCCGCGCTGGCCTGCGCCGCCCTGGTCCTGCGCCGCCGGCTGCCCCGTACGGTCCTGGCCCTCACCGGCGCGTGCACCATCGTCGAACTGCTCGCCCGCTCCAGCGACCCGCGCGCCCCCGTGGCCGCGTCCGCCGTGATCGCCCTCTACAGCCTGGCCTCGCGCACCGACCGGCCCACCACCTGGCGGATCGGCGCGCTGACCGTCGTCGTCCTGACCGCCGCCGCGATGCTCTACGGCCCCCGCCCCTGGTACGCGCAGGAGAACATCGGCATCTTCGCCTGGACGGGCATGGCCGCGGCCGCCGGCGACGCGGTCCGCAGCCGCCGTGCCTTCGTGGACGCCATCCGGGAGCGCGCCGAACGCGCCGAGCGCACCCGCGAGGAGGAGGCCCGGCGCCGGGTCGCCGAGGAGCGCCTGCGGATCGCCCGCGAGCTGCACGATGTCGTCGCCCACCACATCGCCCTGGTCAACGTCCAGGCCGGCGTCGCCTCGCACGTCATGGACAACCGTCCCGACCAGGCCAAGCAGGCGCTGGCGCACGTCCGGGAGGCGTCCCGTTCGGCGCTGGAGGAACTCCGCGCCACCGTCGGTCTGTTGCGGCAGTCCGACGACCCCAAGGCGCCGACCGAGCCCGCGCCGGGCCTCGGCGTCCTCGACCAGCTCGTCGACGGGTTCGTCCGCGCCGGGATCCCCGTCGACCTGGAGATCCCGCACACGCCCCGGCCGCTGCCCGCCTCCGTCGACCTCACCGCCTACCGCGTGGTCCAGGAAGCCCTGACCAACGTCCACAAGCACGCCGGCGAGGGGGCCCGCGCCACGGTGCGGATCCTCCACTCCGAGACCGCGCTGACCGTGACCGTCCTGGACGACGGCGCGGGCCGGGCCGGCATCCCGCGGCAGAAGGGCGGCGACCGGCCGCCCGTGGAGCCGGGCGGGCCCGGCGAGCCGGAGGACAGCGGCGGCGGCCACGGCCTGATCGGGATGCGCGAGCGGGTCTTCGCGCTGCGCGGCACGGTCGTGACCGGCCCGCGCGCGGCCGGCGGCTTCCAGGTGCGGGTCACCCTTCCACTGCAGACCGTCCGTACGGGGGAGTCGATATGA
- the pspAA gene encoding PspA-associated protein PspAA — translation MIVRIMGEGQVKLDDAHFAELNKLDDELLAEMESGDEAGFQRTLGALLDAVRRLGSPLPDDALEPSELILPSPDASLEEVREMLSDDGLIPG, via the coding sequence GTGATCGTACGGATCATGGGGGAGGGCCAGGTGAAGCTGGACGATGCCCACTTCGCCGAGCTCAACAAGCTGGACGATGAGCTGCTCGCCGAGATGGAGAGCGGCGACGAAGCGGGCTTCCAGCGCACGCTCGGTGCACTCCTGGACGCGGTGCGCCGGCTCGGCTCGCCGCTCCCCGACGACGCCCTCGAACCGTCCGAACTCATCCTGCCGTCCCCGGACGCCTCCCTCGAAGAGGTCCGGGAAATGCTCAGCGACGACGGCCTCATCCCGGGCTGA
- a CDS encoding PspA/IM30 family protein produces MSDGVMKRMGMIFRAKANKALDRAEDPRETLDYSYQKQLELLQKVRRGVADVATSRKRLELQLNQLQGQSSKLEDQGRKALALGREDLAREALSRRSALQQQVTDLETQHQTLQGEEEKLTLAAQRLQAKVDAFRTKKETIKATYTAAQAQTRIGEAFSGISEEMGDVGMAIQRAEDKTAQLQARAGALDELMASGALDDPTGMAKDDITAELDRLSGGSDVELELQRMKAELAGGSSAGQQAIESGQNGEDRSAPQQDRPRFDKQ; encoded by the coding sequence ATGAGCGATGGTGTCATGAAGCGGATGGGGATGATCTTCCGCGCGAAGGCCAACAAGGCCCTGGACCGGGCCGAAGACCCGCGCGAGACCCTCGACTACTCGTACCAGAAGCAGCTGGAGCTGCTGCAGAAGGTGCGCCGCGGTGTCGCCGACGTGGCGACCTCCCGCAAGCGCCTGGAACTGCAGCTCAACCAGCTCCAGGGCCAGTCGTCCAAGCTGGAGGACCAGGGCCGCAAGGCGCTGGCGCTCGGCCGCGAGGACCTGGCCCGTGAGGCGCTGAGCCGGCGCAGCGCGCTGCAGCAGCAGGTCACCGACCTGGAGACGCAGCACCAGACGCTGCAGGGCGAGGAGGAGAAGCTCACGCTCGCCGCGCAGCGGCTGCAGGCCAAGGTCGACGCCTTCCGTACGAAGAAGGAGACGATCAAGGCCACCTACACCGCAGCCCAGGCGCAGACCCGGATCGGCGAGGCCTTCTCCGGCATCTCCGAGGAGATGGGCGACGTCGGCATGGCCATCCAGCGGGCGGAGGACAAGACCGCGCAGCTGCAGGCCAGGGCCGGTGCCCTCGACGAGCTGATGGCCTCCGGCGCGCTGGACGACCCGACCGGTATGGCCAAGGACGACATCACCGCCGAGCTGGACCGGCTCTCCGGCGGCAGCGATGTCGAACTGGAGCTGCAGCGGATGAAGGCCGAACTCGCGGGAGGCTCCTCGGCCGGCCAGCAGGCCATCGAGAGCGGCCAGAACGGCGAGGACCGGTCCGCACCGCAGCAGGACCGGCCGCGTTTCGACAAGCAGTGA
- a CDS encoding DUF3043 domain-containing protein — MFRSRSKDEQAATAKVTADQPQQPRDPQAPKGRPTPKRSAAQSQRRSRAHTPTNRKDASKAQREARRADMARQREAMASGDERYLPVRDKGPVRRFARDFVDSRWCVAEFFLPMAVVILVLTMIRVPSIQSIALLLWLVIIVLIVLDSVLIWIRLGKRLQERFPNENLKGVKPYAVMRTLQMRRLRLPKPQVKRGQRP, encoded by the coding sequence GTGTTCCGAAGCCGTTCGAAGGATGAGCAGGCCGCGACCGCCAAGGTGACCGCGGACCAGCCCCAGCAGCCCCGCGATCCGCAGGCCCCCAAGGGCCGCCCGACGCCCAAACGCAGCGCCGCCCAGTCGCAGCGCCGCTCCCGTGCGCATACGCCGACCAACCGCAAGGACGCGTCGAAGGCCCAGCGCGAGGCGCGCCGAGCCGACATGGCCCGCCAGCGCGAGGCGATGGCCAGCGGCGACGAGCGGTATCTGCCGGTGCGCGACAAGGGACCCGTGCGCCGGTTCGCGCGGGACTTCGTCGACTCCCGCTGGTGTGTCGCCGAGTTCTTCCTGCCGATGGCCGTGGTGATCCTGGTGCTCACCATGATCCGGGTGCCGTCGATCCAGAGCATCGCGCTGCTGCTGTGGCTCGTGATCATCGTGCTGATCGTGCTCGACTCGGTCCTGATCTGGATCCGGCTCGGCAAGCGGCTGCAGGAGCGCTTCCCGAACGAGAACCTCAAGGGCGTGAAGCCGTACGCGGTGATGCGCACGCTGCAGATGCGGCGGCTGAGGCTGCCGAAGCCGCAGGTGAAGCGGGGACAGCGGCCGTAG
- a CDS encoding bifunctional adenosylcobinamide kinase/adenosylcobinamide-phosphate guanylyltransferase, which produces MDVTLLGTGAPQGLPRPGCPCAACATAVGDEARAATALLVDGALMIDLTPGPAFAAARAGRSLAGVRQVLLSHPHDGPAMEVPAGLPQPGRVADGRELALLDGHRVRATAVDIPGTGYEISGADGERLLYLPPGAAPAGLGNGNSRAAGGGAEGVGGAGPYDLVLLDVLARPDALARLRASGAVDAATDVVAVHLDHDVPPGPELHRRLAAVGARAVADGSTLLVGEFHAVPDLPRRTLVLGGARSGKSVEAERRLAAFPDVVYVATGGTRDGDQDWAQRVSLHRERRPSSWRTVETCDLVPLLEAAGPGRAAAGPGTDAAGPGEGGGPGAGSRTGRPAGVSPLLIDCLALWLTHVMDEVGAWDDATWEAGGRQALRERTDALVAAVRETHRPVVAVSNEVGSGVVPATSAGRRFRDELGRLNAAFAAECEQVLLVVAGQALALRG; this is translated from the coding sequence GTGGATGTGACTCTCCTCGGCACCGGCGCCCCGCAAGGGCTGCCGCGGCCCGGCTGCCCGTGTGCCGCCTGCGCGACCGCCGTCGGCGACGAGGCGCGGGCGGCGACCGCGCTGCTCGTCGACGGCGCACTGATGATCGATCTGACGCCGGGACCGGCCTTCGCGGCCGCCCGTGCGGGGCGGTCGCTGGCGGGCGTACGGCAGGTGCTGCTCTCGCATCCGCACGACGGCCCGGCGATGGAGGTGCCCGCCGGGCTGCCGCAGCCGGGCCGGGTCGCGGACGGGCGGGAGCTGGCACTGCTCGACGGGCACCGGGTGCGCGCCACCGCGGTGGACATCCCGGGTACCGGCTACGAGATCTCCGGCGCCGACGGTGAGCGGCTGCTGTACCTGCCGCCGGGCGCGGCGCCGGCCGGACTGGGCAACGGCAACAGCCGGGCGGCGGGCGGCGGCGCCGAGGGGGTGGGCGGCGCCGGTCCGTACGACTTGGTGCTGCTCGACGTCCTGGCGCGGCCCGACGCGCTGGCCAGACTGCGGGCGAGCGGCGCGGTCGACGCGGCGACGGACGTGGTCGCGGTGCACCTCGACCACGACGTGCCGCCGGGGCCGGAGCTGCACCGCAGGCTGGCGGCGGTGGGGGCGCGCGCCGTGGCGGACGGCAGCACGCTGCTGGTCGGTGAGTTCCATGCGGTGCCGGATCTGCCGCGGCGGACCCTGGTGCTGGGCGGGGCGCGCAGCGGGAAGTCGGTGGAGGCGGAGCGGCGGCTCGCGGCCTTCCCCGACGTGGTGTACGTGGCCACCGGCGGGACCCGGGACGGCGACCAGGACTGGGCGCAGCGGGTCTCGCTGCACCGCGAACGGCGCCCGAGCTCCTGGCGCACCGTCGAGACCTGCGATCTGGTGCCGCTCCTGGAGGCCGCGGGGCCGGGAAGAGCAGCCGCGGGGCCGGGGACGGACGCCGCGGGGCCCGGCGAGGGCGGCGGGCCCGGCGCGGGCTCCCGTACCGGCCGCCCGGCCGGGGTGTCGCCGCTGCTCATCGACTGTCTGGCGCTGTGGCTGACGCATGTGATGGACGAGGTCGGGGCGTGGGACGACGCGACCTGGGAGGCCGGGGGCCGGCAGGCGCTGCGGGAGCGGACCGACGCGCTGGTGGCGGCGGTGCGGGAGACGCACCGGCCGGTCGTGGCGGTGAGCAACGAGGTCGGTTCCGGGGTCGTCCCGGCGACCTCGGCGGGCCGCCGGTTCCGCGACGAACTGGGGCGGCTGAACGCGGCGTTCGCCGCGGAGTGCGAGCAGGTGCTGCTGGTCGTCGCGGGCCAGGCGCTTGCGCTGCGTGGATGA
- a CDS encoding class I SAM-dependent methyltransferase, with protein MTESERTESEAPAGWGAGPAREPSGRGRRVDAAVRAYLERHPEATVVALGEGLGTGFWRLDNGRLTWLTVVPPETAAARRMLLPDGARHRTVACAVTDHGWLDAVREPCRGVVVTAPGVLMRLPPPAVRALLAACAERFPGGVLVFDALPRWAAALARRAGGRGPAPVRWGLDRAQLPRVAGAHPGIVAVRELGPVPSSPKCAAVGGLPSRLAGPVHRLPVLRALTPLVAEVRFAPARSCRRASSAVS; from the coding sequence GTGACCGAATCCGAGCGGACCGAATCCGAAGCGCCGGCCGGGTGGGGAGCGGGGCCCGCCCGGGAGCCGAGTGGGCGCGGGCGGCGTGTCGACGCGGCCGTACGCGCCTATCTGGAGCGGCATCCGGAGGCGACGGTGGTCGCGCTCGGCGAGGGGCTCGGCACCGGTTTCTGGCGGCTGGACAACGGGCGGCTCACCTGGCTGACGGTGGTGCCGCCGGAGACCGCCGCGGCCCGCCGGATGCTGCTCCCCGACGGCGCCCGGCACCGTACCGTCGCCTGTGCGGTGACCGATCACGGCTGGCTGGACGCGGTGCGGGAGCCGTGCCGCGGGGTCGTCGTCACGGCTCCCGGCGTGCTGATGCGGCTGCCGCCGCCTGCCGTACGGGCGCTGCTGGCGGCGTGTGCGGAGCGGTTTCCCGGTGGGGTGCTGGTCTTTGACGCACTGCCACGGTGGGCGGCGGCACTGGCCCGGCGGGCGGGCGGCCGGGGGCCGGCTCCGGTGCGCTGGGGGCTGGACCGCGCCCAACTGCCGCGGGTGGCCGGTGCGCACCCGGGCATCGTCGCGGTGCGCGAACTCGGCCCGGTGCCCAGTTCGCCGAAGTGCGCCGCGGTGGGCGGTCTGCCGTCCCGGCTGGCGGGGCCGGTGCACCGCCTGCCGGTGCTGCGCGCGCTGACGCCGCTGGTCGCCGAGGTCCGGTTCGCTCCGGCCCGTTCTTGCCGGCGCGCTTCGTCAGCGGTGAGTTGA
- the cobT gene encoding nicotinate-nucleotide--dimethylbenzimidazole phosphoribosyltransferase produces MSALNLDDFAHLIERPDGGVRRDAEERRARLAVPPGALGRLDELGEWLAAAQQQVPVRPVERPRAVLFAGDHGVAELGVSARPAGGTRDLVRAVLDGSSPAAVLARRAGAQLRVVDLAVDCAPEELPEDVTRHRVRRGSGRIDIEDALTAEEAEAAFRAGTAVADEEADAGTDLVVLGDLSVGGTTAASTLIAALCGTDASVVTGRGGAPIDDLAWMRKCAAIRDALRRARPVLGDQLELLATVGGADLTAMTGFLLQSAVRRTPVILDGVVSAACALVAQRVAFRAPDWWVAGQASGEPGQAKALDRIALNPLLDHGVTAGEGTGALLALPLVQAAAALAAELPVRD; encoded by the coding sequence ATGAGCGCCTTGAACCTCGACGACTTCGCCCACCTGATCGAGCGCCCCGATGGCGGGGTGCGCCGTGACGCCGAGGAGCGGCGGGCACGGCTGGCCGTGCCGCCGGGTGCGCTCGGCCGCCTCGACGAGCTGGGTGAGTGGCTGGCCGCCGCGCAGCAGCAGGTTCCGGTGCGGCCCGTCGAGCGGCCGCGGGCCGTGCTGTTCGCCGGCGATCACGGCGTGGCCGAACTCGGGGTCTCGGCCCGGCCGGCCGGTGGCACCAGGGACCTCGTACGGGCCGTGCTGGACGGGTCGAGCCCGGCGGCCGTGCTGGCCCGTCGCGCCGGGGCGCAGTTGCGCGTGGTGGACCTGGCGGTGGACTGCGCCCCGGAGGAGCTGCCCGAGGACGTCACCCGGCACCGGGTGCGGCGGGGTTCGGGGCGGATCGACATCGAGGACGCGCTGACGGCCGAGGAGGCCGAGGCGGCGTTCCGGGCCGGGACGGCCGTCGCGGACGAGGAGGCGGACGCCGGTACCGACCTGGTGGTGCTCGGCGATCTCAGCGTCGGCGGAACGACCGCGGCGAGCACGCTGATCGCCGCGCTGTGCGGCACCGACGCCTCGGTGGTCACCGGGCGGGGCGGCGCCCCCATCGACGATCTGGCCTGGATGCGCAAGTGTGCGGCGATCCGCGATGCGCTGCGGCGGGCCCGGCCGGTGCTCGGCGACCAGCTGGAGCTGCTGGCCACGGTCGGCGGCGCTGACCTGACCGCGATGACCGGCTTCCTGCTGCAGAGCGCGGTGCGCCGGACTCCGGTGATCCTGGACGGGGTGGTCTCGGCGGCCTGTGCGCTGGTGGCGCAGCGGGTGGCGTTCCGGGCGCCGGACTGGTGGGTGGCCGGACAGGCGAGCGGCGAGCCGGGGCAGGCGAAGGCGCTGGACCGGATCGCACTCAACCCTCTGCTCGACCACGGCGTCACTGCCGGGGAGGGGACGGGGGCGCTGCTCGCCCTGCCACTGGTGCAGGCGGCCGCGGCCCTGGCGGCAGAACTGCCCGTACGCGACTGA
- a CDS encoding phosphatidylglycerol lysyltransferase domain-containing protein produces MSPDEDRPRGTWSQRGAAFGIWYLRTVTFINFLSAVWVSFGNDIRRHNIAEFFTPYLLTAGFASGAFSLFLSVTLRRRKRAAWILNLVLSGLLALLFAFGMVVAPEFRAPVQNWVSLGLTVLFAAALVAGRREFSAKGDRANPKLAAAVAVGGLLGASLLAALLVTVTNTAGDGASTFVQRWRYGLMRLVSLAADDRAFPEIATPNWVNVTINVLSTLLLVAVLWAAFRSVRSTDPITEDDEERLRALLARHGDRDSLGYFALRRDKSVLFSPSGKAAVTYRVVGGVSLASGDPLGDPEAWPGAIEVWLAEAREHGWAPAVMGASEEGGTIYARHGLDALELGDEAIVDTGEFTLGGRAMRTVRQAYHRVERAGYTVRIRRHEDIPAPELAHLLRLADDWRDGETERGFSMALGRLGDPGDGRCVMLECRDGGADGEAGELRALLSFVPWGEKGLSLDLMRRDRNSENGLMEFMVLELIQRAKEVEITQLSLNFAMFRSVFERGARLGAGPVLRLWRSLLSFFSRWWQIESLYRANAKYRPIWEPRYMLFEKSTDLLRIGIAAGRAEGFLEAPGLPKWLNRKHLENVR; encoded by the coding sequence TTGAGTCCGGACGAAGACCGCCCTCGCGGCACGTGGTCACAGCGTGGTGCCGCATTCGGCATCTGGTATCTGCGCACGGTCACCTTCATCAATTTCCTGAGCGCGGTATGGGTGTCGTTCGGCAATGACATCCGCCGGCACAACATCGCGGAATTCTTCACTCCGTATCTGCTGACGGCGGGGTTCGCCTCCGGTGCCTTCTCGCTCTTCCTGTCGGTGACCCTGCGGCGGCGCAAGCGGGCGGCCTGGATTTTGAATCTGGTGCTGTCCGGGCTGCTGGCGCTGCTCTTCGCATTCGGGATGGTGGTGGCCCCGGAGTTCCGCGCACCTGTGCAGAACTGGGTGTCGCTGGGCCTGACCGTGCTGTTCGCCGCCGCGCTGGTGGCCGGGCGCCGCGAGTTCTCCGCGAAGGGCGACCGCGCGAACCCGAAGCTGGCGGCGGCGGTCGCGGTCGGCGGTCTGCTGGGCGCCTCACTGCTCGCGGCGCTGCTGGTGACCGTCACCAACACCGCCGGGGACGGCGCCTCCACGTTCGTGCAGCGCTGGCGCTACGGCCTGATGCGGCTGGTGTCGCTGGCCGCCGACGACCGCGCCTTCCCGGAGATCGCCACCCCGAACTGGGTCAACGTCACCATCAATGTGCTCAGCACGCTGCTGCTGGTCGCGGTCCTGTGGGCGGCGTTCCGGTCCGTCCGCAGCACCGACCCGATCACCGAGGACGACGAGGAGCGGCTGCGCGCCCTCCTGGCACGGCACGGCGACCGGGATTCGCTGGGCTACTTCGCGCTGCGCCGCGACAAGAGCGTGCTGTTCTCCCCCAGCGGCAAGGCGGCCGTCACCTACCGCGTCGTGGGCGGCGTCTCGCTGGCCTCCGGCGATCCGCTGGGGGACCCCGAGGCCTGGCCGGGGGCGATCGAGGTGTGGCTGGCCGAGGCGCGGGAGCACGGCTGGGCGCCCGCGGTGATGGGCGCGAGCGAGGAGGGCGGCACGATCTACGCCCGGCACGGGCTGGACGCGCTGGAGCTGGGCGACGAAGCGATCGTGGACACCGGGGAGTTCACCCTCGGCGGCCGTGCGATGCGCACCGTGCGGCAGGCCTACCACCGCGTCGAGCGGGCCGGCTACACCGTCCGTATCCGTCGCCACGAGGACATCCCGGCACCGGAGCTGGCGCATCTGCTGCGGCTGGCGGACGACTGGCGCGACGGGGAGACCGAGCGCGGTTTCTCGATGGCGCTGGGCCGGCTCGGCGACCCGGGCGACGGGCGCTGCGTGATGCTCGAATGCCGGGACGGCGGCGCGGACGGGGAAGCGGGCGAACTGCGGGCGCTGCTGAGCTTCGTGCCCTGGGGCGAGAAGGGGCTCTCGCTGGATCTGATGCGGCGGGACCGGAACTCCGAGAACGGGCTGATGGAGTTCATGGTGCTGGAGTTGATCCAGCGGGCGAAAGAGGTGGAGATCACTCAGCTCTCGCTCAACTTCGCGATGTTCCGTTCCGTCTTCGAACGTGGCGCGCGGCTCGGCGCGGGCCCGGTGCTGCGCCTGTGGCGCTCACTGCTCAGCTTCTTCTCCCGGTGGTGGCAGATCGAATCGCTCTATCGCGCCAATGCGAAATACCGGCCCATCTGGGAGCCGCGGTACATGCTCTTCGAAAAGAGCACCGATTTGCTGCGCATCGGAATCGCCGCCGGCCGCGCGGAGGGCTTCCTGGAAGCACCCGGTCTGCCCAAGTGGCTGAACCGCAAGCACCTGGAGAATGTGAGATGA
- a CDS encoding adenosylcobinamide-GDP ribazoletransferase — protein sequence MTDTPAAPAPSDALRFAFGTLTVLPVRVTRWDREAARGGMLCAPLAGLVVGLCAAALGAALLLLGGGPLLAAVATAVVPAVLTRGLHLDGLADTADGLGSGKPAEEALRIMKQSDIGPFGVVTLLFALLAQVAALDTLYAQGWARGAVAAAVAAVTARCALTLVSRAGVPAARPEGLGAAVAGTVPVRAALLCAGVVAAGCAAAGAAFGAYGALHTGLAALLGLGLGELLLRHCRRRFGGVTGDVFGALAESAGLTALVALALG from the coding sequence GTGACCGACACCCCGGCCGCCCCGGCCCCCTCCGACGCCCTGCGCTTCGCCTTCGGGACGCTGACCGTGCTGCCGGTGCGCGTCACCCGCTGGGACCGGGAGGCGGCGCGCGGCGGGATGCTCTGCGCGCCGCTGGCCGGACTGGTCGTCGGACTGTGCGCGGCCGCGCTCGGCGCGGCACTGCTGCTGCTCGGCGGCGGCCCGCTGCTCGCCGCGGTCGCCACCGCCGTGGTACCCGCCGTGCTCACCCGCGGGCTGCATCTGGACGGACTCGCCGACACCGCCGACGGTCTGGGCAGCGGCAAGCCCGCCGAGGAGGCGCTGCGCATCATGAAGCAGTCCGACATCGGCCCGTTCGGGGTCGTCACCCTGCTGTTCGCCCTGCTGGCCCAGGTGGCCGCGCTGGACACGCTGTACGCGCAGGGCTGGGCACGCGGCGCCGTCGCGGCGGCCGTTGCGGCGGTCACCGCGCGCTGCGCCCTGACCCTCGTCTCCCGGGCCGGGGTGCCGGCCGCCCGCCCCGAGGGTCTCGGCGCGGCGGTCGCGGGCACCGTCCCGGTACGGGCGGCGCTGCTGTGCGCGGGGGTGGTGGCCGCCGGATGCGCGGCCGCCGGCGCCGCGTTCGGCGCGTACGGCGCGCTGCACACCGGGCTCGCGGCGCTGCTCGGCCTCGGGCTGGGCGAGCTGCTGCTGCGGCACTGCCGGCGGCGGTTCGGCGGGGTGACCGGCGATGTGTTCGGGGCGCTCGCGGAGAGCGCGGGGCTCACGGCACTGGTGGCGCTGGCTCTCGGGTAG